GCGTGGAACTGAAACTGTCCACGGCGATGCCTcctgggggcggggtggaggaGAGTCACGGGGCTCAACCCCTCTGGTCACGGGAGGGCGGGGGGACACCTGACGAGGTCCAGTGATGGCCTGGCATCCTCAGCAAAGAGGGTTGGCGAGGTTGGGTCCTGTTCCGTTGCGCTTGGTGAGGGACAGGGCGGTCCTGAGTCGGCAGACTTTGTCGTCTGTGAGAGTTCGGGCTCTGGGCCCAGGTCGGTGGCAGCGCCCCCGCCTTGCCGAGCGGTGGGAAAGCAGCAGACTGCAGACGTGCCAATGCAGCGATGTGCAAAAATGGACAGTGGCGGGATGTGGCTCACAGGCCGGAGCTTGCCAGGCCCTGGTCTAGAGCAGCAGTTTCCAAACTTACCGGTCTTGTGATGCTAAAGAGCTTTTGTTTTATCTGTTAGTTTTTCCTATGTTAGTAATTAAATGCAGAAGCActtatttgttgaaaaataataataagcttggggcttccctggtggcgcagtggttgagagtccgcctgccgatgcaggggacgcgggttcgtgtcccggtccgggaggatcccacgtgccgcggagcggctgggcccgtgagccatggccgctgcgcctgcgcgtccggagcctgtgctccgcaacaggagagaccaagacagtgagaggcctccatacagcaaaaaaaaaaaaataataataataataatcttggtACAGGTTAATAATATTTATGCAAGAAATAACTTTTCTGTATCAAAAAAGttcagtgaaaaaacaaaaaaaatcagaagcccACAAACATGCCCCAAAGAACTTTCATGAACCGGAAACTGATGGCTTATGTAACGGGGGTTTACCTGTTTCTTGATGAAGCAATTACTTATGAAACTTGTACAGTGCTTCTCAGAACCTTCATCAACTAACTTCCTGGGATTTGGATTACAGAATCGTCACTCTTTCCCGGatttattttgataaaacttattttccaagttcattatttattttgtgatgttTGGATTTATTGATGTAGAATTGCATGTAATATTCTCTTTATTTGTGTCCTTTGTAACCTGTggttctttcctcttttgtatTACTATTATgctgacttcattttctttttatccacTTGAATGGTCTACCTAGACACATATCTGTTTAAGTACGTTTTCAAAAACCAATCTCTTTTTCCAAATAGatgttgtcattttattatttattaattacaacaTTTATATTAGTTAATTCTCCCTTTCTGCTTTTTTATTCCCCTATGAACAGAATGACTAGaatatttcttgttttcctgGATGATGTTGTTcgtgttttttaaatgaataaagtcgtgctattcattcattcaaggacCTCTTTCAAGTGTCTTTCCAGGCCCAGATTCTTTCCTCCACACCCACTGGATAGGTTACTACAGGCAAGTTTATTCAACCTAAACATGCACCCAAGCTGAGTCCATCAGATTCTGTCCTAGCAATTTGAAATTGGAGCTCAAAAATatgacaaagatttttttcccttcatgaaTGAAGACATTGTATCTTCAATCGTCGACTCCCAGTTAACATTGACCGAGACCGGATCCTGCAGTGTCACTAATTTCACAGTCTCCTGGTAGGGAGGAGGGTGAGTGAAAATGGAGAGGAAAACTTAAATTAAGAGCGGATATGATTGGGGGGGGTGGGTCATGGAAAAAAGGTCAAGAAAGGCTCACGGGAGGATGCAGTCTTGTCCTAAGGAACAAAAaggactttgttcttttcctattttcttatgTTCCACACAGGTGACAACATCTCTGCTCCCTAAATGTCCAAAAGTCAAATTGCTCATAGAGAATAAAAATGATCCTGTTCTCAAAGAGCTAAAAACATCTTAATCTCAGAATTATTCCTTGCCTATTAACCATACTTCAACCACATATCTGTAATAGTTCATGTCTATCAAAAAgggtttttctttcagaattaaaCTTAATCCCACGCTAAATGCACATAATTAATAATTGATTAAATCATAACTATATGTTTTCAGTTCATCTAATGTTTTCCATCTTTGTTTCAATTCTAACTTTTGGGTCTGCTGGACAATAATTTTCAAAGCTATCAGTCaatgagtaaaaacaaaacaaaacatccaaATAATCTTGTCAATGCTGCTTTACTACACAAAGGCAGCAACACATCTGACGCCGGCTGCTGGCTAATAAGGCGCTTCCAGGCCATCAAGCTGCTGTCTCATTGGACCTGCGTGCACGACTTTAATTTGGCGTAAGGCAACGTAGAGGTGCCGGTCTGGGGACACTTCTCAGTTTGAGAGTCAGCAAAAGGAGGGGTTAATTCCAAAAGAGGGGAAAGCGTGTGCAAAGCGGGGTGAAAACGCTTCAGCGGCTCCCAGGCCTGGAGTCCGGGCGTGGGCGGGGAGGGCGCTCGGGACGCAGGGCTGGGGTCGCGAGCGGCCACGTCTGCTGGGCCCGCGAGGCGAGCGCAGGTGAGGCGTCGGCAGTACCCGAGAGCGAGCAAGAGCCGGTGAGCGGGGTGGCGCAggggagacacacacatacacaggctcCGAGGAATTATTCAAACGGGACCTGGCATCGATCGCAGCGCGGGTCCCCATCTGCAGCAGCCTGCGGCCCGGCCCCTGCGGGCATCCCCTCCCGGCGGCTGCTTGCTCCCGGCACGACCTCGCGGCGAGGCGGGGACGGAAGCGGAGGCCGGGGAAGGCGCCCCATCCAGGGCCCCGCCCGcttcccgccgccgccgctgccgcttcGCTTTCGCTTTTCCCCGCGGCGCCGCCCGCCGAGTCCCGGGTTTCGTTTTCGACGCGCGGGGCGGGACCGGGAGGCGCCCATGGTCTTCGGCCGCCGCCCGCGCGCCCCACTGCTGCTCGCGCGCTTCTCGGGGCTGCGGCGCGGGGCCTGCGGTCGGGCCATGGCGCCGCCGCGCTGCTTCGCGCTGGAGCTGCCCGGCTGCACCCTGGCTCACTTCGCAGTGGGCGACGAGGCCTCGGGCGCGCGCCCCGACCCCGGCGTGGCCGCGCTCCTGGGCCCCCCGGGCCGCAGCTACTCTCTGAGCGTGCCGGTGGCCGGGGGCGCGGGCTGCGCGGCCCAGGTGCGCGCGGCCCGGCTGCACCAGCGCTTGCTGCACCAGCTGCGGCGCGGCGCCTTCCGGCGGTGCCAGCTGCGCCGCCTGCTGTGCTACCGCCCGGGCGGCGGGCCGGGGGGCCTGCAGCACGGCTTCCTTCTCCACGACCCCCGCGACAGCCCGGACACCCGGAGCGCGCTGCTGGCGCTGCTGGACGCCTGCCCGGAGGCCCCGCGCCCGCTCCTGGCCGAGTTCTCCGGCGACCCGCTCTGCCGGCTGTGGCAGCTCCCGTGGGAACGGCGGGACGGCCAGGGGTGGCGGCAGCTGGGCCGCGAGCGCGTCGTGCCCGTGCCGGAGCCCGCGCTGCACCCGGTGGTGCCGGACCTGCCTAGCTCCGGGGTCTTCCCCCGCCGGGAGGCCGCCCGCGCCGTTCTGGAGGCGGTAAGAGTTGGATCCCTCCCCAGCGCTCAGGGTGGATCCCCCAGGCCAGGGAAGCGGACACCGTGCGCGCTCCGTGGGGCTGGCCTGTCCAGACCTCCCTTTGCCAGGGAGTTGCTTTACTCCAGAACGCAAATCTGGCGGCGAAGGTCGCTGGGGTGCCAGCCTCTGTTTAGACACCGTGGCTCTTTCCAGATTCTTGCTCGCCAGGAACCCCCGACCCCATGGGGGAAACTGATATCCCAACAGGAGCGGTGCGGCTCCCGAGCTGGCGGTGCCctaggagggggcggggggggggcgcgcTGGGAACGGGGAAAGCAATGCCGTCTTGGAAGAGATGACCCTGTTCTGGGAGGTCGGGGAGTGGAGAAAGGGCATGAGCTTGGGGGTTGAAGAAACTTAGGTGAAGCCGTTGCTGCTTGCTTACTGGCTGCCACCCAGACACCCGGCTACTCCGTGTTGCTTTGtgccttttcatctgtaaaataccgGCCGTGCGGTGTTAGGACAGGGAAACATCTGACACACAAGAGGTGCTCGGTGCGGGACAGCCAAGATTCTGCCTGAGCGCAGCCTGGGCAGGTCCCTAGGCTGGACTATGGGTCTTAGATACCTTGTATGAGCCTTGGGATCGTTTTCCGAGTGGTTAAGATTGcaggacctgggtttgaatccaaaCTCTGGCGTTTATTACCTGTGTTACTTTCAGTGAGTGTATTAAACATTCTTCTTTGCCTCGGTTTCCCTGCTCCGTAGATGGCGTTGATAACAGTAACACACTCACAGGGTTATCTTCAACGGTGGCCAGGTTAATACTGTGAAAGCACTTAGACTATTGCCTTGCTCAGAGTAAGCAGGTGAGAAGACAATACATGTCTGGGCCTCTCTGTAGAGGTGCTGTGAGTACACATGAGGTCTTGCACCGTGCAAAACCTGGAATCCCCCGGAGACCCTACCCGCTTGGCGATTGCAGTGCTTGGCTCTCTTCTGAGCCCGCAAGAGCTTAGGAAAGGACAGGATGCTGATTGCTTTCTTTGGAGCCTGCAGTGTGGCTGATTTCCCACATCTGTGACACACAGGGCCCGCGGTTCCACTCTCGGCCACGTGACACTGCTCTGCGATTATACATCTTTTCTGTCCTTCCTCCTCTGGGGGAAGCTGGTCAATGAGTCGCAGGCTGGGTGATCCTGACAGCTACAGCCTTTTTGAGCCTCAGCTACGCAGGACAAAATAAAGCAATCCAGCCCTTTCTCGGGTTCAAACACGGTGCCAAGCGTAGCTTATGCCTCATTAGCATTGTGTAGTCTTCTTCTCAGCAATTAGATATAGCTTCTGCCAAGGCCCCGTTGCTTTGCTGCTGATGCATGGACATTGTTTTACAGTGTACATCCTTCATTCCCGAAGCCCGGGCTGTGCTGGACCTGGTTGACCAGTGCCCAGAGCAGGTCCAGAAGGGAAAGTTCCCCGTTATTGTCATTGAAGGCCTAGATGCCACAGGTAAGAGAATATTACCTTCTGGTCACAGGCGGTGAGTTGTAGGAATAGACAATTCTTGACACACAAAACTTTATACAGGGTTCAATTCATAAGCCTCCTGTGAGCCTCTGTCGTGTGCCAGGCACGGAGCAAGGCTGGCCTGGGACACAAAGATGGATAACTTCTGTTATCCATCCCCGTAAGGTGGGGGGAGCCTCAGGTGCTCCGGTGGCCGTGGGAGGGCACTGGGTACAGCCTCGGTGTGAGAGGTGAGGGGCGGCCACGGTCCGGGAGACCTTGGAAGGATGGATCCTGGACGGGGCTTTCAGAAGGACAGGAGTTGGTGGGGCGAGGAAGGCGGGAGAGAGCCTCCAGACAGAAGAAACAGCAGGGTGAAGCTGGAGACCCGAACCGGCCTGGATTGTCCGGGAACTGCAAGCAGTTCAGAGGCCCCTGCGGAAACGAAGTGTGGAAGAACCAGGGAGTGGAGAGCAGAAGCCTTTGGAGCTGCCAAGTAGGCGTCAGAATACAGCGGACGTGCCCACACTTAGTCCAACACTCGACAGCAGGAAAAGGGTGGCTCCAAGGGTCACAGGGAATATACCCAAGGACAGGGTGGATCTGGGAGAACCGGAGGGTCGCGTGGGGTTCCCTGTGAGTCTCCTTTCTGTGTCAGGTGAGGCGTGACGGGTGGAGTGAGTTCCTGGAAGCTGATAGCAGAGGTTATCATTCGTTTGTAAACGAGATgaccatgtgttttttttctttcaagcatTCTCACCCCAAACAGGAATCCTGAATTCCCAAGGGTTGGCAGCTTTTTGGAAAGAATTGTATTATTTAATCAACCCCTTCTGGTTACAGGTGGAAAGAATGTCTTTGCTCTGACATTAATGTTAACTTTTGGGAGTGACACCGTGGCCGTGGTTAAGATGTGCTGCATTTTGTATCCGACCTGCAGGTAAAACCACTGTGACCCGGTCAGTTTCAGATTCACTCAAGGCTGTTCTCTTGAAGTCACCGCCCTCGTGCATCAGCCAGTGGAGGAAAATCTTTGATGATGAACCAACTATCATTAGAAGAGCTTTTTACTCTTTGGGCAATTATATCGTGGCTTCTGAGATAGCTAAAGAATCCACCAAATCGCCTGTGATTGTAGACAGGTGGGTATAAAGATGCGTTGAATTCGGCATTTTCTTCCTAACATatgagtagtgtgtgtgtgtgtgtgtgtgtgtgtgtgtgtgtgtgtgtgtgtgtgtacatatacatgcaAGTACACGATAGTGTTTAAGACAATGTGTATTATGATAATAACGGGAGTAATGTCTATGATTTATTAATCACTTACACCATTGGCTGGCATTTTGCTAAAGACATTATACATACTATACTAACATCTGGAACAACTTCTACATGGGTTCTAGAATTACTGATGAGAAACACAGGTcttagaaaagttaagtaacttgccaaaatgaCAGAGCTAGAAATAGCATATGGGGGATATTAACAAAAGTCTCTGCTTCACAGATCAAGCTTTCAGTGGTTCACCTGCTTATTGGcttattcaacaaacatatattgGGCGTCTACCACGCGCCAAAGACTATTCTCAGTTTAGAGGATTCGGTGGTAAAGGAGCTAGGCAGTGCCCTGCTTTCATGGAGCAAACATTCTGTTGAAGGAGAAGGGTAATAATCAAGCATATAGATACAGAAGGTAATATCAGAGAGTGATAAATACCATAAAGAGGAGAGGTCGAGGTCGTGTGGTGGAGGATGGCTAACCCCCACTAGATGTGACTTAGGAAGGCCTGCGTGAGGCGGGGTACCAGTGGTCTGAGCTCTGAATAACCGAAGAGACCCACCTGAAAATCCTGGAGTAAAAGCTCTGTGGAAGAGGGGTCAGCAAGGGCGAAGTGTAGAGACGGGAAGATACGAACACATCCCAGGGCTAGAAACAGGCCATCGTGAGGAAAACATGTGAACAAGGGGCTGCTTTCTGGATGGATAAAAAGGCAGAGACAGGGCAGCAGGGTCTGTGGCGGTGATAAAGAgtgtggattttattctgagtgcGGTGgggggggcctttgggaggtttCAGATAATGGAGTGACAGAAGCTGAGTTATATTTTGAAATTCCATATATAAGAAATAGCTTAAAAGTGCtacaaaaatggacaaagggaATGGCAGGCAAGTCCTACTAGGAATGGAAATCCAAACGACGACGAGAGCCAGTTTTACTCTCATCAGGTTGGGGAGAACTCATTAGAAAAGTCTGATAGCCAGAGTTGGAGATGATGTTGTTGACCGAAACTCACACGGTGCTAGGGGGAGTGGGCACCTGTAGGGTGACCTGGGGAGCAATTTGAGAAgattgcttccacgtcctggagAAATACAgagtttgtttctgctttgttcaTAATATTGAAAAACTTGAAAAACCAAAGGCATCAGCAGAAGAAAGGGTAAATTAATACTGGCATATATTTATAAAACGGAGCACCGAACAGCCACATGCACTCGTAGGATGCATCGGTGTACCTAAGTTACAAAACTATAATTTCAAATGAAGGAAATCAACTTGCGGAAAGATGTTCAGTAGAACGCCTGCAAAGTAATACAAAACATTAATGCCACAAAAGGGATGGAAAGATGTTGAACGCCAAATTTAGGAGAGGGCTGTCCcctgggaaagagagagaaatgcagcTGATGGCGGGTAGTAAAGGGCTTCAGCTGCAGCTGAATTCGTCCTTCACATTACTCCAGTGTACACCTTGCTCTTGCTgcaattttacttatttctggaAAGATGCGCAGTTGCATTGAAGTCTGACAAGTGTTCAGGGAAGAGCACTGATTATAAATGGAAATCTCGAGGAATTTTCAAAAGCGAACACGTTCAAGTACAGCCTGCACCCAGATGGTGACTTAGAACCTTACGCCACCCTGTAAATTCCTTCTCTCCCAGTCACGACCCATCCTTCCACCGGTGGAAACCACGACCCTGACTccatcaccatagattagttctgcttgttctttttcttttttttttggcggtatgtgggcctctcactgtcgtggcctctcccgctgcggagcacagactccggacgcgcaggctcagcggccacggctcacgggcccagctgctccgcggcacgtgggatcctcccggaccggggcacgaacccgcgtcccctgcgtcggcaggcggactctcgaccactgcgccaccagggaagcgctctgCTTGTTCTTGAACTGTCTCTACAGGCAGATAGACGTTGACTGCTATCTGCATCTGCCTTCCTTCACGCCACCTGTGAGAATTGTCCCTGTTGCCGTGACCATCCTTTTACACAACTCTGGTGCCCATGTGCGTTACCAAACCAGGTTCGACGTTCCCCAAGCCAAACACTGAGACTCTagtttgcagcagagaaagggttCATTCCTAAGGCCGCCGAGCAAGGAGACGGCAGAACACATCTCAAATCTGCCTTCCCCAAAGCGAGGGGCTTGATATTTATGGGATGAAGAAACAGAGTGGTCTGAGGCGTGGGAAGCCTGGGGAAAGGTGACTGCACCTAAGAAACGGTGTGTGgggttggggaagatgaaaaccGTAAAAATTAGTTTAGAGGGCCTCTGCTGTCATCTAAGCTCTAATATGCCAGTGGGAGCTCTTGACCTTGGGGACAGCAAGACAGCGATTTCTAAGTTGGCAAAAGTTACAAGGAATCCTCGACAAGGGTAAGACATTGCTTTCGTTTGTGGGACTTCTTCACCTGTGGGGTGTTTTCAACCCCCCTATTGTTAAAGTCCTTGGATTTATCATATTgatacattttgttgttgttgttagtctGTCTTTATTTCAAGGAGATAGACTAGGCTTTTCCTAATAAAGTGTGACTTCATAAGGCACATTACTTACTAAGATGTCCAAAAATTCTGGAGCGGTACTGGCTTCTGCACGTAGGTAGACACTTATTCTCTGCATTCTGTTTCCTAATCTGTGCAGTGATGATATCCTTTATCCCTTCCCTGCTgaccagaatttgaaaaagaatagatacatgtatacgtataactgaatcaccatgctgtacacctgaaactaacacaacgttatTAATCAACTCTGCtcccatacagaataaaaatgaaaagacttgTGAATATCCAGGGAGTTGATGCAGGTGGACGTGCCTTGAAAACAGCAAACTGCTATAAAAATATGAAGCATTATTATATAAGTGATGTATAATGTGTCAACAAATTGCATTTGATTTGAACTAATGTGGTTTCCCTGATGGCAGGAATGGAGAATACTAAATAATGAGTCTGAAATTGATGGCCAGAGGGTATGATTATTTAAAGTGAGCAGCAGTGTTGCCGGTGAGAGAACTCTGGCTTTGCAAAACAGGGCTCCCATTCTTCcccgattttttttctttatgtctgtAAATTGTctgcaattttgtttctttaaagagataatgctAGATCACCTTGTcagatgagaagaaaagagcagTTATTTGTTGTCTGGATGGGTTTTGTTCATGTTTAAAGATGTTAAGGAAATCCATTTTAGACAGCACCATCATCTAGCTGAAAAAAGAAGGGAGACGGAGTAATTTTTTTGATGGTGACTGCGGTTAAGGTTGGCAACTTAATCACCCTCATtacctttaaaaatctattcttgCTGATGGTTTTTCTACAATGAAGAAGGCTTTTTACATTTAGATGATATCAGCCTCTGTATTCATAGCTAAGTATTTAATTCAGTGAACACCGAGCATGTGCAAAGTGCAGTGCAAATTGTAGTTTTGTTGCCAAGAAGAAAACCTGGACCTGCTTGGGTTTATTCAGCTTGGGAGACAAGATGTATCTGGTGGAGAAGGTGAAAATACAAGTTTGTAAGTGATTGAAAGTttggtaagggcttccctggtggtgcagtggttgagagtccgcctgccgattcaggggacacgggttcgtgccccggtccgggaagatcccacgtgccgcggagcggctgggcccgtgagccgcggccgctgagcctgtgcgtccgcaacgcagcgggagaggccacagcagtgagaggcccgcgtaccacaaaaaaaaaaaaaaaaaaaaaaaaaaaggtctggttAGTGATACATAGGAATGGCCTCAGGCAGAATTCAAGGCGCTAGCAGCTACACTGGCCATGCTTTTGGAGGTAGAAAAGGGCTTTGAAGAATGAATGATATTAGAATTGATCCGcccccaaattaattttttacCTTTGTTCTTTTCAGTATTCTCTGTATTGTATTATAATTTGAAATGATGCGGCTTTAGTGTCCAATAAGAATTAAATATTGCTTTATAATGACAGTGtgatacatttcttttttgaattttattttatttttttatacagcaggttcttatgagttatccattttatacatattagtgtatatatgtcaatcgcaATCTCCCGATTCAAGtgtgatacatttttaaagagcacTGGACTACTGTTGTAAAAACTATGGGAGGAAAACAAAGCTttcatgattttcattttccagaagaggaaTTTGAGACTTACCAATGTACACAAAGCAAGTAGGTGGCAGAGAGTAAAACAATACACAACTTGGATAACGCTCTGCATTTATTTTGTAGATAAAGGACCAGTATGTCCTTTTCACTGTGAAAAGTAGTTCCAATCTAAAGTGATTAagaatttaagattttaaaacagtACAGGCAGTAAATTGAAAATAC
This DNA window, taken from Kogia breviceps isolate mKogBre1 chromosome 11, mKogBre1 haplotype 1, whole genome shotgun sequence, encodes the following:
- the CMPK2 gene encoding UMP-CMP kinase 2, mitochondrial isoform X2; protein product: MVFGRRPRAPLLLARFSGLRRGACGRAMAPPRCFALELPGCTLAHFAVGDEASGARPDPGVAALLGPPGRSYSLSVPVAGGAGCAAQVRAARLHQRLLHQLRRGAFRRCQLRRLLCYRPGGGPGGLQHGFLLHDPRDSPDTRSALLALLDACPEAPRPLLAEFSGDPLCRLWQLPWERRDGQGWRQLGRERVVPVPEPALHPVVPDLPSSGVFPRREAARAVLEACTSFIPEARAVLDLVDQCPEQVQKGKFPVIVIEGLDATGKTTVTRSVSDSLKAVLLKSPPSCISQWRKIFDDEPTIIRRAFYSLGNYIVASEIAKESTKSPVIVDRYWHSTATYAIATEVSGGLQHLPPAHHPIYQWPRDLLKPDLVLLLTVSPEERMQRIEGRGMERTKEEAELEASSIFRQKTSSFPSKI
- the CMPK2 gene encoding UMP-CMP kinase 2, mitochondrial isoform X1 yields the protein MVFGRRPRAPLLLARFSGLRRGACGRAMAPPRCFALELPGCTLAHFAVGDEASGARPDPGVAALLGPPGRSYSLSVPVAGGAGCAAQVRAARLHQRLLHQLRRGAFRRCQLRRLLCYRPGGGPGGLQHGFLLHDPRDSPDTRSALLALLDACPEAPRPLLAEFSGDPLCRLWQLPWERRDGQGWRQLGRERVVPVPEPALHPVVPDLPSSGVFPRREAARAVLEACTSFIPEARAVLDLVDQCPEQVQKGKFPVIVIEGLDATGKTTVTRSVSDSLKAVLLKSPPSCISQWRKIFDDEPTIIRRAFYSLGNYIVASEIAKESTKSPVIVDRYWHSTATYAIATEVSGGLQHLPPAHHPIYQWPRDLLKPDLVLLLTVSPEERMQRIEGRGMERTKEEAELEASSIFRQKVEVSYQRMENPGCHMVDASPSREKVVQMVLSEIQNNCN